From a region of the Haematobia irritans isolate KBUSLIRL chromosome 4, ASM5000362v1, whole genome shotgun sequence genome:
- the LOC142236923 gene encoding ATP-dependent RNA helicase p62-like has product MAPPSRHNQNFRGGSGGGGGNRFSQGGGGGFNDRGNVRSGRIERRGRNGPPGGSRGLPPFGGRDRFGGGGGGGMGKNDNDFSSLCDVNWTEYNLSPFQKDFYKEHPITRNRTAQEVERYREDNEITVRGPAPNPIMYFDEACFPDYCMNEIRRQCYNQPTPIQAQSWPIAMSGNNLVGIAMTGSGKTLAFILPAIVHINHQPPLQRGDGPIALVLAPTRELAQQIQTVANDFGSVTHVRNTCVYGGSSKNRQMQDLQSGVELVIATPGRLLDFLSSGVTNMRRCTYLVLDEADRMLDMGFEPQIRKIMGQIRPDRQILMWSATWPKEVRQLAEDFLGNNYIQINIGSLELAANHNIRQFVEVCMESEKGQRLKGLLSEIYDQPQPGKIIIFVATKKKVDELSRFIYGFGVRVGSIHGDKSQTDRDNVLNDFRLGRTNILVATDVAARGLDVDGIKYVINFDFPQSSEDYIHRIGRTGRKHSTGTSYAFFTRKNVKCAKALIEVLREANQNINPDLQYMANNADNIMHKDRLMKKGRGMGGNRSGAGGGGGGGGMGGSRGGGGGLGGNRSGGGGGMGGNRFGGDGMGGNRGGSGGGMGGNRNGPGNMSGNRGGGGGGHRNNYSNNHNNFGNDNGGGRGGSRGNFSNSRH; this is encoded by the exons ATGGCTCCACCATCAAGACATAATCAGAATTTCCGCGGTGGTAGTGGAGGCGGAGGTGGCAACCG TTTTTCTCAAGGCGGCGGCGGCGGTTTTAATGATAGAGGCAATGTACGTTCTGGTCGTATAGAACGAAGAGGCCGAAATGGACCTCCAGGCGGAAGTAGAGGACTTCCTCCTTTTGGCGGACGCGATAGATTTGGAGGAGGAGGAGGCGGCGGCATGGGCAAAAATGACAATGATTTCTCCA GTTTATGTGATGTAAATTGGACCGAATACAATCTATCGCCATTCCAAAAGGATTTCTACAAAGAACATCCCATCACTCGTAATCGTACAGCACAAGAAGTGGAGCGTTATAGAGAAGATAATGAAATTACAGTTCGAGGACCAGCCCCTAATCCAATTATGTATTTCGATGAGGCTTGTTTCCCCGACTATTGCATGAATGAAATAAGACGCCAGTGCTACAATCAACCGACGCCAATACAAGCTCAATCTTGGCCAATTGCTATGAGTGGTAATAATCTGGTGGGAATCGCAATGACTGGATCAGGAAAGACTTTGGCTTTCATTCTACCCGCTATTGTACACATCAACCATCAACCTCCATTGCAGCGAGGTGATGGACCTATTGCTTTAGTTTTGGCACCAACTCGTGAATTGGCTCAACAAATACAAACGGTTGCCAATGATTTCGGTTCAGTGACTCATGTCCGTAACACGTGTGTCTATGGGGGCTCCTCAAAGAACAGACAAATGCAAGATCTTCAAAGTGGCGTTGAGTTGGTGATAGCAACCCCTGGAAGACTCTTGGACTTTTTATCGAGCGGTGTCACCAATATGCGACGTTGTACGTACTTGGTATTGGATGAGGCTGATCGCATGCTTGACATGGGCTTTGAACCCCAAATTCGTAAAATTATGGGCCAGATTAGACCCGATCGTCAAATTCTCATGTGGAGTGCCACATGGCCTAAGGAAGTAAGACAACTGGCAGAGGATTTCTTGGGAAATAATTATATCCAG ATAAACATTGGTTCACTCGAGTTGGCGGCAAATCATAACATTCGCCAATTCGTCGAAGTGTGCATGGAATCAGAGAAAGGCCAAAGATTGAAGGGCCTATTATCAGAAATCTACGATCAACCCCAACctggaaaaattataatttttgttgcCACCAAAAAAAAGGTCGATGAATTGTCCCGTTTCATTTATGGCTTTGGCGTTCGTGTGGGTTCCATACATGGCGACAAATCGCAAACAGATCGTGACAATGTCTTAAATGACTTCCGTTTAGGTCGTACCAATATACTGGTGGCCACAGATGTAGCAGCCCGCGGTCTAGATGTCGATGGAATAAAGTACGTTATCAATTTCGATTTTCCACAATCTTCCGAAGATTACATACATCGTATTGGACGTACTGGTCGCAAACATTCCACTGGTACCTCATATGCATTTTTCACACGAAAAAATGTCAAATGTGCCAAAGCTTTAATTGAAGTTTTGCGCGAAGCCAACCAAAATATCAACCCCGACTTGCAGTACATGGCCAATAATGCAGATAATATCATGCATAAGGATAGACTAATGAAAAAAGGACGTGGTATGGGTGGTAATCGTAGTGGAGCCGGAGGAGGTGGTGGCGGTGGTGGTATGGGTGGTAGTCGGGGTGGTGGAGGAGGTTTAGGTGGCAATAGAAGTGGAGGTGGAGGAGGTATGGGAGGAAATCGATTTGGTGGTGATGGCATGGGCGGAAATCGTGGCGGCTCAGGAGGTGGcatggggggaaatcgaaatggGCCAGGCAACATGAGTGGAAATCGCGGTGGTGGAGGTGGTGGCCATCGTAATAATTACAGCAACAATCACAATAACTTTGGTAATGACAATGGCGGTGGTCGTGGTGGATCTCGCGGAAATTTCTCCAATTCTAGACATTAA
- the LOC142234555 gene encoding EEF1A lysine methyltransferase 2, whose translation MPVEELNGSELGTKDYWEKAYDREIKNYKNHGDVGEIWFDEDSQIRIINWIMKQDEIADDVRVIDLGCGNGMLLVELAREGYTNLLGVDYSPKAVQLAENIAKDQDLNIKYQVADLMNVESCQALGTFGILHDKGTYDAISLCPENPKEKRELYIDSVLKMMDSNSLFIITSCNWTEDELITSFEGKFIKKCTIPTPSFKFGGKVGSVVTSIVFKKIQL comes from the coding sequence ATGCCTGTGGAAGAATTAAATGGAAGTGAACTTGGCACCAAGGATTATTGGGAAAAGGCTTATGATCGTGAAATCAAGAATTACAAAAATCATGGAGATGTTGGCGAAATTTGGTTTGACGAAGATTCCCAAATACGTATTATCAATTGGATTATGAAGCAGGATGAAATTGCTGATGATGTTAGAGTAATAGATTTGGGATGCGGCAATGGCATGTTGTTGGTGGAGTTGGCACGTGAAGGCTACACAAATCTTCTAGGTGTTGACTATTCTCCAAAAGCAGTACAATTAGcggaaaatattgcaaaagatCAAgacttaaatataaaatatcaagTTGCGGATCTAATGAATGTGGAATCATGTCAAGCATTGGGTACTTTTGGTATTTTGCACGATAAAGGAACATATGATGCTATCAGTTTATGTCCCGAGAATCCGAAAGAAAAAAGGGAACTGTACATAGACTCCGTCCTAAAGATGATGGATAGTAATAGCCTCTTTATCATAACATCATGCAATTGGACAGAAGATGAATTGATCACAAGCTTTGAGGGAAAGTTCATTAAAAAATGCACTATACCTACACCATCGTTTAAATTCGGCGGTAAGGTGGGAAGTGTTGTTACCTCAatagtttttaagaaaattcaattATAG